The Gadus macrocephalus chromosome 9, ASM3116895v1 genomic interval acacacacacacacacacacacacacacacacacacacacacacacacacacacacacacacacacacacacacacacacactccacacacacacacacacacacacacacacacacacacacacacacacacacacacacacacacactggtcttTCACTTCCTCACCGACCTGTTGTGTTCCTCTTGCTTCACTCTTCCTTACTATGAGGAAAGCAAAAACGAGAAACTCTGATAACGGTAACAAAGCACACCAGGACCTTTTACAGTAACTTACAAACCAAGGAGAAGCTACAGAGAGTCAGGAACCAGAGACAAAGGAAAGCTCGGGAGTGGGTCAAAACCACAGCTTATTTTTTTCGGGGGCTGAAACAGTtggtttaaaatgttttttttgtctttttacaGATGGATCGCTGATCACCGTCGTCCCTTTGACCATTTGTTCTACCTTCGTTGACCCTGACCTAAGCTGACAACTTCCATGGCAGAAGGACAGCCAATAGAAGCTCAGCACCAGCGGTCTCATGGACACCAGCAGGAGAATAATCCAACCCGCCCAGAGCCGACTGAAACACAGGGGACCAGTACTCTAGGTTAGTTTTACCCAAAGAACACCAGACTTGGGTTTACAACTGAAACGGCATGCTTTATCGGTTACTaaatgtttatctgtgtgtgcgtgtgtatgtgtctgtgtgggggtgcacttgtgtgtgtgaagaagacCCAGTCTTTTCCTGTTTGACTACCAAGGAGCTCCAGCAGAACCTGAAGGAGAtgaaacagagaaacagaggcATCAAGCTGCTGTTTGAAATCAATTCCACGCGCATTATTGAAGACAGCCTCACCAAATATGTGGTGAGTGGCGAAATGCTTTCATGCTCACACTCTACAAACATACTCCTCCAGAAGATGAATATAAATGTAGACCTCAAGTTGACTGTAGTCCGTATAGAAACAGAACACCTGAAATCCAACGGCAGCTCTGTTTCATGACATTGCTTCCTACTTGCTTGCTGATGTAGTCCATTCAGACACATATAGTTAAGGCCTAGCAAGGGGGTagggtgtcttgctcaaggatccaaggtaggctgcagacattggggatcaaaacCAAAACCCTTTGAAAGGGAAGTCGAACAAACACCTTAGCCACTCCACTggtttgatggtgcattgttaagggctgattatggttccacgtcgacgtaACGCAAGGGGggttacggacccattacgtccttgtggaccctccttgcgtccaccacaAGGGCCTGGCATGTGCCTCCCAAAGATGTTAACCTGAACcacagcaagggctgtgattggtccgctcaccaaaacccgacgcagaaccaaaacaggttcaagaCTGCGTCGAAGCGCATGCCTGGTCCTTGCGttgtgtcgacgtggaaccGTAATCAGCCCTTTATAGGAAAATCGGaataaatcggaatatttttgTGTTGTATTTCAATTATGTAAATGGATATTTCACATGAAGGTGGATCAGGTCCATAGTGAATGTGTTATGTCTTCCACAGCTGTACCAGATTGTGATAATGCGCTCCGGCAGCTACGACTCCCAGCGTGTTGCAATAGAGCGCCGCTACAGCGACTTTTTTCGCTTCCACCAGCAGCTGCTGGAGAAGTTCagcgaggagctggaggaggtgcaCTTCCCCCGGAAGCTCCTCAGCGGGAATTTCAACCCTGAAGTGATCGCGGAACGCCGGTTGGGCCTTCAAGACTACCTCGGCAAAATATACGCCGTCCGATGCGTCCGATACTCGAGTCATTTCCCCGAATTCTTCGCGGGACAGGAGCAGAGGCGTGCCCACGACCTGCTGCGCGCGGGGCAGTTCAAGCCCGCCACGGAGCAGCTCCAGGCCACCCTGACCCTCCTGGAGAAGGTGGCCCCCTGGCAGAGCGCCACCCTGCTGGTCCCCACGCTGTGCGCCCTGGCCGTGGGCCACCgggacctggaggagctgggagAGGCGTTCTCCGCGGCGCACAGGGCGCTGCCCGCCGTCCGGCGCTACGGGCTCCACCGGTACAGAGCGgccctgctggagctgctggtggACGTGGGCTACCAGCTGCATCGGCCCGTAGCCCAGCTCCAGGAGGAGCTGAGCCTGTTTAGGGATTCAGAGAGGGGGCGGGTGTCTTCTGCCTCACTGAaagaggtggtggtgcaggagTTTACCTGAGGACAGAGGCCCTCTGGGCGGGGCCCGCTGAAGGGGGGCCTCTGGAAGGGGCCCTCTGGGAGGGGCCCCTTGAATGAGGGCCTCTGGGTGGGGCCTGTTGAATGGAGCCTATTGAGCCTATCTGGGAGGGGCCCGTTGAATGTGCAACACGGTTGCTAAGAGGTCCCTACGAACCTTGGATCATGTTTAAATCTGAATGTAAAATTGGTTGTTTCACTTCCAGGAACAgctagtggccccggagaacgcAAACCAGCAACAGGGACAATTTTAGGAATCCATAAATTGATTAAAAGACCAAATTACAATCTAGTCAAAATGATAGCACTGTAAGTGTAGCTCCTTGTTGTAGTGATTAAACCTAATCCCTGTGTTAAAGGAAGTCACAACGCATTGAGCAAAATGTTTACCCAGACAATGTTATCAGGTCAAACGAAGGGGAAGCAAGAGCGTCCTAGATTCTGATCTCAGTTTCTGGTCCGCAAATTAGTTTAGCCTGTTGAAATCATGTGGCTTTATTAAGAGGCCCATTTCACATGCACAAGTGTAAATGTACTAAAAACAAACGTCATGAATCAGCAGCCCCATCACAATCACAGTCCTTGTATGCATCTTTACCAAAATAAAGTATTGAAAAACAGAAATAGTAGTCTTGTTGAATGAGTACACTGATCTACAATGTTCTGCGTATTTCACCAACATGCTCAAGTATACATATAGACTATTAgatgtttaattaattttaagaAGAACGGGTTGCATTAGCTTATTATGTATTGAACGTAAAATCACCTCCAAACCTAACAATCTAACCTAAATCTATCCATCCCTAAAAGACACCCTAAACTTGACCAAATGCATAAACTTAACTATAACTCAACTATAACTAAACATCTCTTACCCATATACCTTAACCTAAAAGGCCGGACTCACAACCATCCTTAAAGTAATTTGTCAAAGTCCTTTACCGACATTGTGCATAGTTGATTCACTGTGCTGTACTGCTTTGGCCTCAGTTTTGCATACAGGGACCTTTTTTGACACCTTATTGTCTGCTCTGCTTGTAAACATCAACTGCCTTATTCCCTTTCCCACCGCCATGGGAAGGCACCTAGAGGAAGCACACACGTGAGCCTACATGCCATAATCTGTACATCCTCTGGAAAACCTCAATAATAATATCTGGTCTGCATGAAGATTTCCCAGATTCAAGGCTTAATTGCATGACAAACAATTACCACATCGCTAACCGTATTATCTCCTGCCGACTGCAACCTCAAGATGACTACCACAACTAAACCCTAGCGACAGCCAGATTATCTCTTGCCCATTTCTATATTGATGTGCTATGAACAGAGATAAACATTGCAGTCTTTGTATATTATTGCAGATCAGGTTCACAATTATCTTAACCTGTTTGGGGCCTGCTCATGAGTTTGAGCCAAGACGCCCTTGCTAGTGTTGAAGAAGCTCTATCTCTCATCAGGTTTTGTgtcaattgtttttattttcaaactaGTAGTAATCATAGTAttgccctctgtgtgtgtgtgtgtgtgtgtggcgggggggggggattgtgtgtgtgtgtgtgtgtgtgcgtgtgtgtgtgtgtgtgtgtgtgtgtgtgtgtgtgtgtgtgtgtgtgtgtgtgtgtgtgtgtgtgtgtgtgtgtgtgtgtgtgtgtgtgtgtgtgtgtgtgtgtttgatctaTTGATCTGTAATTATTTTAAATCAGCAGTGTGACGCAAGCGGTTGTTTTTTTGGCCACTTTTGAGTGGCTAGTAAACAGGATTCCCGCTAATACACCTGGGCCGCAGTATTGCACGGAGACACAAGGATTCACCCCATGAGCTGCTATTGACATGGTATATAAAGGCCATGGGAACATCGTGTAGCACCAGTCTGACTGGACTGGTAGATGGAAGCTTGTTCTAAGATGGCACAAATGGTAGGAAAGCATGTGTTCGATTTTTATTTAGACGTAGATGTTTGTTAGTGTATGGGTCGTTTGCAGTTTATTTTCGATTGGTAAACACGCAGAGTTTTCTTTAATGTGCAGATAACAAATACTGTGTTCGCTATCATATCTGCAGCCATGACACATTCAACTTAAACATTTTGCTTGTTTGCTAAAGCAATTATTTTCCTGATATTTGCAGCGGATGAGTGTTACAGTTATCTGGATATCCGGCCTTGTCATCTCTCTATTTGTAGAGTCCTGTCATGCACAAAAGGTAAAATACTTTGCTACTATTTATACTATTTATTACTTCTTTGTCACTCATTTCGTTGCTAAAGAATTGAGAATTAAATAACGGAATTCCCTTTCCCTGCTTAAAGTTGAACATCCAATGGGGACCTCAGTCGATGATGTACCTGAAGGGAAAGCGTGAGTCAAGCTACCAAATTGTTTAGTAGGTTAGATTACAAACATGATTAACATCAATAGGCCCTTCTCCAAGAAGGACCTGTGTTCTGTTTACTCAGAACACAGGCTATGTCGAAGGAATTAGGCACTACGTCATTGGTTTGGAAGATACAGGTATAGGGGTGAAGGGACTACACTGGGGAAAGGTGATCCATCATTTCTGAAAGCACCAAACAAAGGTCCAAAGGGTCTGTCTAACAGCACCCACCTCACGTGCTGTAGAGTTCAGGAAGGCAGCCACCCATACGGACTGACGAAACGACGAAGGCGAGGGTGAGACACAATTGACACAAAAAGGACGCCCCAAACACAAATTATTGGTCTGCTACTGTCAGGCAGCCACTTGGTCTATGGTCAGTGTGCATTGCTTTAACCTCCTGTGCCCTGGTTCATAAAAGGAGCACACCTATAGTTAGTCATGAATGAGCGTTATGAGTGACCCCTTGATTGTCCTGTGAGGACACTTCTGTGGAAAGGCTCTGTCGAACTTTGTCTATAGGATTTTGGAGTTTCAAAGATATGGGGGAAATTGTCACTGGACTCAAGCCCTAACGACTCTTTCTGTGTTGTTCTTTTGGATTCCTCTTCAGACGGAAAGAGGTATTTGAGTGATAATGAGGCTGGGGATTTGAAACAGGGCCCTGAGGGACGGTATGCGACGCTCAAAGGTAAGCTGAAGCTTTGGTTTTTGGTTTTCTCCATAAGCAGGCCTTTTTAATTTCCTTCAAATACCTTTTAACCTTCCAACAATACTTAGTATTGTTTGGAGGTTCAAACTTAGCAAGAGTCAATTTAAAATATAAGATATCCCAATGAATAAAAATTAACCATGTTTTCAAGTAAAAATTACTTAAAcaattttaatgtgtgtgtgtgtgtgtgtgtgtgtgtgtgtgtgtgtgtgtgtgtgtgtgtgtgtgtgtgtgtgcgtgcgtgcgtgtgtgtgtgtgtgtgggtgtgcgtgcgtgtgtgcgtgcgtgcgtgtgtgtgtgtgtgcttgtgtgtgtgtgtgtgtgtgtgtgtgtgtgtgtgtgtgtgtgtgtgtgggtgtgtgtgtgtgtgtgtgtgtgtgtgtgtgtgggtgtgtgtgggtgtaggctATCAAAGGCTGCGAGAGTTCAAGGTCGGCAAGCCCAGTGAGATCCTGTGCTCAGAGAACATCTTCTTTCAGTACCTACAGGACAGATATCAAGCATAGATACCCTTTACAAAACATATTCATTAATTGTCTGTTTGCATGTACATAGAAAGATGTATTGTATATATCTGAACCTGACCATTCCTGTATTTTGCCATTATGTTGTAGACAATTGCTAATGTGAATAGGGAATCCTCCCCATTTGTCTATTATTGGTGCttgtatattatttatatcTTTGAGAAACAGAAAGTTGTTCTTGTGCTGTTTGTACTTATTTGTGTTAAATATGTTTATATTCATGTAGTGAAACGTTTATTACCACTGATCAAGTTAATTCTGTGAATGAAGGTCACATAGTGATAATAGCATGATCTCTGATGttaaataatgtatattttaCCATAATGTATGCATATAGATATACAATGTATATGCTCCTCTGCCATGCAACTTTTAAGAAATATAAACATAACTGTGCGTCAAGCAATGTAGCGGTTTCATCTGCCTTTCTGTCATATGATTTAATTCAAACTTTAGTCATCTCTATGTAACGTGAAACCATTAGAATTTGAATATGTTGTAGGACAAGTAGAAAAgtggaaacgtgtgtgtgtgtgtccttgtagCCTACTGGAGAAATTATATTAAACCAGCGCATCCCCTCTCGCTGTAAAATCTCAGACAGTGAAATTGTCCAACGTAGCTATTACTGTAGCTACAACTCAAGCCACTAGATGTTGATAATTGGAAAACTTACACATTTTCAATAAAATTTCTGAATTGTATTCACATTTCATCATTATGTCAGATTTCCATGGAAACCGCTTCAACCTTGCCACtccagacgcacgcacacaaaatagCAAATTTAGTGACCGTCCTCTACTGACCTCTACCGGTAGAAGATCGTGGTtcgcgtgcttgtgtgcatgggGGTCTTTTATATCAATGttgtgctttatgtacccaacCGTCGTTGCCCATTCTGGTGCCCGGTCATGGCATTCCCAGGCAGATAACTGGACCGAAAAACAAAGTGTTGAAACTCTGCAGGGAAGTTCAGGGATAAAAAGCATAataccactaataataataaccaaatAATTGTCATAGTACTTTATTACAACAGTTTGTGACTTGAAGATTAGAATGTGTCCTTCAAATGACTCACAGTTCAATTGTAAAGGCCTATTGATTGAGACACCAAGTGGCCTGCCTCAGTGCCTCCAAGCCCAAAGTATGCTTGGTTCAAACAATCGGCTTGGGAATGACAAACCTTTCCTCTCAACTACTTACAGCATTACTTTTCTACAGTAAGGTGCATTTTAACTGTATTAACCAATGCATTCATCATTTATTTCACCTAGTTCTGTTCTTgtattaaatgtttttattttctgcatacCAATTTGGTAACTTATCATCACATGAAAAAGGGAACTATTCAATGAATTaaggaatgaataaataattgaCTCCCAAAAATGATATTGCCCCCTATTTTCAAAACAATCAAACATCATGTCCAGTTTTCAACCAAATCAGGTTTTTGAGCTGGGTTCCCAGTAGACTTGAGATTCTTCTTAGCCTGGCACAATTAATGCAAGCCCAATTGGTATAGGACAAAAAGCTTAAGAGTACATATGGATAAATTGTGAGCCATTATTAGGGCCCAATAAATACTGTAGAATGATTTGagagaacacatacacacagagtgtGCATTTGAATGCCCTCTACCACTGGTATGTTTCCATTATATTCCTTCATGTTTCGACTGTTCCCATTTGCCTCTCCTCCAGACCcaattaaaaatacaataagAAAAATACTCTGCACAATTCGCACTTAATATAAAAGGTTCTTTTACATAGAAAATCCCATCCCATGTAATCAAAATTCCCTTGTTTATAATCCTTCATTTTCATCTCATATgcttatatattatacattaaaataaaatctGCAGCTCTTTTTTGTTTTAAGGAGAATGCAAGTGTagcatgtgtgtctgtaaacACAGGCTTTTTTTTCATAGTTTGTATTCTGTGACCTCAAAACATGATCAAGTACTGCAGCGGTTGTATCCGCAATGTTTGAAGGTAAGGCATGTTATCATTCACATCGCGTTGATCTGAATGATCGCACTGTTTCAGGGTACATCTGTTGAAAGGTTCATTTCACTGAGCATCCAGAGCCATACATAAATGGAAAATTCAACAAATGCATACTAGTTTTATCAGTGGAGCTGGGAGGATAGTGTTAAAAGGCAAGGTTACCCGGGCCAAGGAAAGAACAACAGGGAACCATGAGACTAACAACCAAACCGATTACCTTAACACACCTCCAAATAGGCAACTGAAGACAACCAAGTAACGGACCGTAAGGTATTGGCACTGTAGCAAGAGCAAATAAACCATTGGAAGTATGTTATTCTAAAATTAATGAATTCCTGTTTATGCAATAGAGATTGCATCAACCAATATACATTCAGGGGGGAACACACATGCAGTACTGGAGTTTACATAACCTAAACATTCTCACTTTTTTGCGTTGGAACTCCCTATCTTTCACCCTAGAACCCGTGAGGGTcgtttatttgtgtgtctgagtgtggcGGGTTGAAGGTTATTTAGTGAGGGGCACCATAAATAACGTATACAGGCCTAATACATTTAAAAGGGGATAAGAGTGAGTCTAGGCCCTGTTGCCCTTTTGAGTGTGTTTAGCGCCCCCTAGTGGTGGCTACAGAGTTATTCCAGGCCCTGTGCTGTTCAGGTGGGTTTGGCGCCTTCTTAACAGCGGCTACTGAGTTAAGTCTCGGCTCTGGTGCTCTTCGGCTGTGTGTTTTTGGCGCCCTCTAGCGGTGGCTACAGGGTGATGCTGTTGCCGTCCTCACGCATGCTttcctggctgctgctgctggccgtgtGGGCGGGACTTCCGTTTTGATTGACTGTCGTCATGGAAGTGTCGCTGGTGGAGGTGACAAAGCTACTGGGCATGGAGGCGCTGTGCGCGAGCGGCGCGCTGGAGGCGACGGAGCCGAGCCGGCCCAGGGAGTCTCTGCTGTAGTTGCCGTTGTTGCTGCTGTGTAAGTTGTGGGGAATGTACGTCGACAGGTTGTCGTTCTCGATGATGAGGTCGCCGtcgtcgtcctcttcctcactgTAGCCCTCCGCGATGCTGTCGCTATGGAAACAAACAGAGTGAAATAACTAACAAATCGGATCCCTGTTCAATAGTGAGAGACACTGAAAAGTGAGCCATTAAGGATTATTATgccttaaataataataattattatttaaaccagaaTTCAAATTCCCATCCTGATGctgtttattatgttataaCACCTTGATTGCTTGTTAAGGCGGTCAAAGTTGGAAAGGTGGGACTACAACCCCAACAACCTAAACAACATCTGACTCAAAGGGAGGAGCTGACAACATATGGGGGAAACCCTGTGGGTGGATGGACGCATTTTATAAGTTACTTTCTAATTTTAAAACAGAGCAAATCCCTGCAGTAAAACAAAGTGAATCTTCTTATCGTCCCATTTCCTTTACCcctctgtgtctgcctgtgcaGCACAGGTCGGTTTCCTCACCTGGCCGTGATGGGGTTGCTATGGGACACCGGGCTGGGTGAGTCGCAGGAGAGGGCGGAGCCTGTGGACCCGGAGCCCAGAGAGGCGTTGCCGGCGGAGACCTTGCTGCCCCGGGGCAGCACGTTGTTCCTCTGGTTGGCCGGCTTCACCGTCACGATGAGGTTGTGGCTATTGGCCACCATCATGTCCGTCACCTGGGGAAGAGGAGACTCGTCACACCTCATGGAATACATTATACGAGATGTAACAACCATGGGTACATCTTTTATAAAAATATAGAATAGATATTttaattaatacattaaaaaGGAAACCAAACATTTTAGATCTACATTTAAGGGTAGCTGTTAAACACAGGATAAAATACAAACATGGAATCAAATTGCACTCCATAGATTAAACGGCTTCTACTGCATGTATTTAATTGTTACTTGCCATTTTGccataaataataatcataaaccAAACCTCTTTAATTTAAACCTCCCTAATAGGCATGAGCTAGGATGTGTGGCCACAGAAACTCTTTCCTATAAGAAGTACCCTGCCTAGCTAAAGCGCATGCTACAGGCCAAGATCATCAACCCAACCTCTTTAACTGTAACCTCCACAAGAGGCCTGCAGAAGTCTGCTTGGCCACAGAGACTCTTTCCTAA includes:
- the snx20 gene encoding sorting nexin-20, with translation MAEGQPIEAQHQRSHGHQQENNPTRPEPTETQGTSTLEDPVFSCLTTKELQQNLKEMKQRNRGIKLLFEINSTRIIEDSLTKYVLYQIVIMRSGSYDSQRVAIERRYSDFFRFHQQLLEKFSEELEEVHFPRKLLSGNFNPEVIAERRLGLQDYLGKIYAVRCVRYSSHFPEFFAGQEQRRAHDLLRAGQFKPATEQLQATLTLLEKVAPWQSATLLVPTLCALAVGHRDLEELGEAFSAAHRALPAVRRYGLHRYRAALLELLVDVGYQLHRPVAQLQEELSLFRDSERGRVSSASLKEVVVQEFT